In one window of Cydia fagiglandana chromosome 1, ilCydFagi1.1, whole genome shotgun sequence DNA:
- the LOC134669091 gene encoding ubiquitin carboxyl-terminal hydrolase 8 isoform X3 yields the protein MQRIEAEQDWEKTHFQRETEERDDVRALYKMREQEIISQLMQLENKQFDMEQENLSLRQQLEEYQRRERAEAEKIADSIATDDANAEKQLVILEQAMQARELAAAAARVDAVREQRHELDRQREALEQERKRKLAHAREKRKPVLDKDEDGDTYMVSPDDGPAGLNRSQSSPNIAKQVSSDEDESPPSFDRSVKPTKVIPRNHQRDFQPQWGDVGRGLTGLKNLGNTCYMNSIIQCLNNTAILCHYFCNGQYMEHVNRAHGTRGAIAEELAAVVRALWSGQYRYIATIDLRNEVGKHQRAFRGCEQQDSHEFLTILMDWLHLDLQFSSKPQIKDSLPPSEKAWHEFTKSKESFILRLFYGQIRSTVKCTVCGKQSVTYESFSNLSLELPANANRCTLSDCLKLYLNGETIPGWNCPGCKEKRDAVKKLDISRLPPVLVIHFKRFYVDPKEYMANAYRKKQTYIDFPLEDLDMRQFSLNCSPNNQIFNLYAVSNHYGSMEGGHYTAYCKSSVYGKWYKYDDHVVTEISSSEVKSSAAYILFYTSCNMRMS from the exons ATGCAAAGGATAGAGGCGGAGCAG GATTGGGAGAAGACCCACTTCCAGCGCGAGACAGAGGAGCGGGATGACGTGCGAGCTTTGTACAAGATGCGCGAACAGGAGATCATATCGCAGCTTATGCAGTTGGAGAATAAGCAGTTTGACATG GAACAAGAGAACCTGAGTCTCCGCCAGCAGCTGGAGGAGTACCAGCGGCGGGAGCGCGCCGAGGCCGAGAAGATTGCCGATTCCATCGCCACCGACGACGCCAATG CGGAGAAGCAGCTTGTGATCTTGGAGCAGGCCATGCAGGCGCGCGagctggcggcggcggcggcgcgcgtcgACGCCGTGCGCGAGCAGCGCCACGAGCTCGACCGCCAGCGCGAGGCGCTCGAGCAAGAGCGCAAGCGGAAACTCGCGCACGCCCGGGAGAAGCGGAAACCCGTACTCGACAAG GATGAAGACGGCGACACGTACATGGTGTCGCCAGACGACGGGCCCGCCGGCCTCAACCGCTCGCAGTCCTCCCCCAACATTGCCAAG CAGGTATCATCAGACGAAGACGAGTCGCCTCCGTCCTTCGATCGCAGTGTCAAACCCACCAAGGTCATACCCCGAAACCACCAGAGAGACTTCCAGCCGCAGTGGGGCGATGTG GGCCGCGGTCTAACGGGCTTGAAGAACCTTGGCAACACATGCTACATGAACTCCATCATCCAGTGCCTGAATAACACCGCCATCCTGTGCCATTACTTCTGCAACGGACAGTACATGGAGCATGTTAACAG GGCGCACGGAACGCGAGGAGCGATCGCAGAGGAACTAGCAGCGGTGGTGCGAGCGCTGTGGTCCGGACAGTACCGGTACATCGCCACCATCGACTTAAGG AACGAAGTCGGGAAGCACCAACGAGCATTCCGAGGTTGCGAGCAGCAGGATTCCCACGAGTTTCTGACCATTCTCATGGACTGGCTCCATCTCGACTTGCAGTTCTCCAGCAAGCCGCAGATCAAG GACAGCCTCCCGCCCTCCGAAAAAGCGTGGCACGAGTTCACCAAATCCAAAGAGAGCTTCATCCTACGGCTGTTCTACGGCCAGATCCGGTCCACGGTCAAATGTACGGTGTGCGGCAAGCAGAGCGTCACGTACGAGTCCTTCTCCAACCTGTCTCTGGAGTTACCGGCCAACGCCAACCGGTGTACGCTGAGC GACTGCCTAAAACTGTACCTGAACGGCGAAACCATCCCGGGCTGGAACTGCCCCGGCTGCAAGGAGAAACGAGACGCCGTCAAAAAGCTAGACATCTCCCGTCTCCCCCCCGTCTTAGTCATCCACTTCAAACGCTTCTACGTCGACCCTAAAGAATACATGGCGAATGCGTACAGAAAGAAACAGACGTATATAGACTTCCCGCTCGAAGATCTAGACATGCGGCAGTTTTCGCTGAACTGTAGTCCGAATAACCAGATATTTAATTTGTACGCCGTGTCGAACCATTACGGGTCGATGGAGGGCGGGCATTACACGGCGTATTGTAAGAGCAGTGTGTACGGCAA ATGGTACAAATACGACGACCACGTAGTAACAGAGATCTCCTCCAGCGAAGTAAAGTCCAGCGCAGCCTACATTCTCTTCTACACCTCCTGCAACATGCGCATGTCGTGA
- the LOC134669091 gene encoding ubiquitin carboxyl-terminal hydrolase 8 isoform X1: protein MAQIIQQQERLADTSLTLEMQRIEAEQDWEKTHFQRETEERDDVRALYKMREQEIISQLMQLENKQFDMEQENLSLRQQLEEYQRRERAEAEKIADSIATDDANAEKQLVILEQAMQARELAAAAARVDAVREQRHELDRQREALEQERKRKLAHAREKRKPVLDKDEDGDTYMVSPDDGPAGLNRSQSSPNIAKQVSSDEDESPPSFDRSVKPTKVIPRNHQRDFQPQWGDVGRGLTGLKNLGNTCYMNSIIQCLNNTAILCHYFCNGQYMEHVNRAHGTRGAIAEELAAVVRALWSGQYRYIATIDLRNEVGKHQRAFRGCEQQDSHEFLTILMDWLHLDLQFSSKPQIKDSLPPSEKAWHEFTKSKESFILRLFYGQIRSTVKCTVCGKQSVTYESFSNLSLELPANANRCTLSDCLKLYLNGETIPGWNCPGCKEKRDAVKKLDISRLPPVLVIHFKRFYVDPKEYMANAYRKKQTYIDFPLEDLDMRQFSLNCSPNNQIFNLYAVSNHYGSMEGGHYTAYCKSSVYGKWYKYDDHVVTEISSSEVKSSAAYILFYTSCNMRMS from the exons ATGGCGCAGATCATTCAACAACAAGAACGCTTAGCTGACACCTCACTGACACTCGAAATGCAAAGGATAGAGGCGGAACAG GATTGGGAGAAGACCCACTTCCAGCGCGAGACAGAGGAGCGGGATGACGTGCGAGCTTTGTACAAGATGCGCGAACAGGAGATCATATCGCAGCTTATGCAGTTGGAGAATAAGCAGTTTGACATG GAACAAGAGAACCTGAGTCTCCGCCAGCAGCTGGAGGAGTACCAGCGGCGGGAGCGCGCCGAGGCCGAGAAGATTGCCGATTCCATCGCCACCGACGACGCCAATG CGGAGAAGCAGCTTGTGATCTTGGAGCAGGCCATGCAGGCGCGCGagctggcggcggcggcggcgcgcgtcgACGCCGTGCGCGAGCAGCGCCACGAGCTCGACCGCCAGCGCGAGGCGCTCGAGCAAGAGCGCAAGCGGAAACTCGCGCACGCCCGGGAGAAGCGGAAACCCGTACTCGACAAG GATGAAGACGGCGACACGTACATGGTGTCGCCAGACGACGGGCCCGCCGGCCTCAACCGCTCGCAGTCCTCCCCCAACATTGCCAAG CAGGTATCATCAGACGAAGACGAGTCGCCTCCGTCCTTCGATCGCAGTGTCAAACCCACCAAGGTCATACCCCGAAACCACCAGAGAGACTTCCAGCCGCAGTGGGGCGATGTG GGCCGCGGTCTAACGGGCTTGAAGAACCTTGGCAACACATGCTACATGAACTCCATCATCCAGTGCCTGAATAACACCGCCATCCTGTGCCATTACTTCTGCAACGGACAGTACATGGAGCATGTTAACAG GGCGCACGGAACGCGAGGAGCGATCGCAGAGGAACTAGCAGCGGTGGTGCGAGCGCTGTGGTCCGGACAGTACCGGTACATCGCCACCATCGACTTAAGG AACGAAGTCGGGAAGCACCAACGAGCATTCCGAGGTTGCGAGCAGCAGGATTCCCACGAGTTTCTGACCATTCTCATGGACTGGCTCCATCTCGACTTGCAGTTCTCCAGCAAGCCGCAGATCAAG GACAGCCTCCCGCCCTCCGAAAAAGCGTGGCACGAGTTCACCAAATCCAAAGAGAGCTTCATCCTACGGCTGTTCTACGGCCAGATCCGGTCCACGGTCAAATGTACGGTGTGCGGCAAGCAGAGCGTCACGTACGAGTCCTTCTCCAACCTGTCTCTGGAGTTACCGGCCAACGCCAACCGGTGTACGCTGAGC GACTGCCTAAAACTGTACCTGAACGGCGAAACCATCCCGGGCTGGAACTGCCCCGGCTGCAAGGAGAAACGAGACGCCGTCAAAAAGCTAGACATCTCCCGTCTCCCCCCCGTCTTAGTCATCCACTTCAAACGCTTCTACGTCGACCCTAAAGAATACATGGCGAATGCGTACAGAAAGAAACAGACGTATATAGACTTCCCGCTCGAAGATCTAGACATGCGGCAGTTTTCGCTGAACTGTAGTCCGAATAACCAGATATTTAATTTGTACGCCGTGTCGAACCATTACGGGTCGATGGAGGGCGGGCATTACACGGCGTATTGTAAGAGCAGTGTGTACGGCAA ATGGTACAAATACGACGACCACGTAGTAACAGAGATCTCCTCCAGCGAAGTAAAGTCCAGCGCAGCCTACATTCTCTTCTACACCTCCTGCAACATGCGCATGTCGTGA
- the LOC134669091 gene encoding ubiquitin carboxyl-terminal hydrolase 8 isoform X2 — protein MAQIIQQQERLADTSLTLEMQRIEAEQDWEKTHFQRETEERDDVRALYKMREQEIISQLMQLENKQFDMEQENLSLRQQLEEYQRRERAEAEKIADSIATDDANAEKQLVILEQAMQARELAAAAARVDAVREQRHELDRQREALEQERKRKLAHAREKRKPVLDKDEDGDTYMVSPDDGPAGLNRSQSSPNIAKVSSDEDESPPSFDRSVKPTKVIPRNHQRDFQPQWGDVGRGLTGLKNLGNTCYMNSIIQCLNNTAILCHYFCNGQYMEHVNRAHGTRGAIAEELAAVVRALWSGQYRYIATIDLRNEVGKHQRAFRGCEQQDSHEFLTILMDWLHLDLQFSSKPQIKDSLPPSEKAWHEFTKSKESFILRLFYGQIRSTVKCTVCGKQSVTYESFSNLSLELPANANRCTLSDCLKLYLNGETIPGWNCPGCKEKRDAVKKLDISRLPPVLVIHFKRFYVDPKEYMANAYRKKQTYIDFPLEDLDMRQFSLNCSPNNQIFNLYAVSNHYGSMEGGHYTAYCKSSVYGKWYKYDDHVVTEISSSEVKSSAAYILFYTSCNMRMS, from the exons ATGGCGCAGATCATTCAACAACAAGAACGCTTAGCTGACACCTCACTGACACTCGAAATGCAAAGGATAGAGGCGGAACAG GATTGGGAGAAGACCCACTTCCAGCGCGAGACAGAGGAGCGGGATGACGTGCGAGCTTTGTACAAGATGCGCGAACAGGAGATCATATCGCAGCTTATGCAGTTGGAGAATAAGCAGTTTGACATG GAACAAGAGAACCTGAGTCTCCGCCAGCAGCTGGAGGAGTACCAGCGGCGGGAGCGCGCCGAGGCCGAGAAGATTGCCGATTCCATCGCCACCGACGACGCCAATG CGGAGAAGCAGCTTGTGATCTTGGAGCAGGCCATGCAGGCGCGCGagctggcggcggcggcggcgcgcgtcgACGCCGTGCGCGAGCAGCGCCACGAGCTCGACCGCCAGCGCGAGGCGCTCGAGCAAGAGCGCAAGCGGAAACTCGCGCACGCCCGGGAGAAGCGGAAACCCGTACTCGACAAG GATGAAGACGGCGACACGTACATGGTGTCGCCAGACGACGGGCCCGCCGGCCTCAACCGCTCGCAGTCCTCCCCCAACATTGCCAAG GTATCATCAGACGAAGACGAGTCGCCTCCGTCCTTCGATCGCAGTGTCAAACCCACCAAGGTCATACCCCGAAACCACCAGAGAGACTTCCAGCCGCAGTGGGGCGATGTG GGCCGCGGTCTAACGGGCTTGAAGAACCTTGGCAACACATGCTACATGAACTCCATCATCCAGTGCCTGAATAACACCGCCATCCTGTGCCATTACTTCTGCAACGGACAGTACATGGAGCATGTTAACAG GGCGCACGGAACGCGAGGAGCGATCGCAGAGGAACTAGCAGCGGTGGTGCGAGCGCTGTGGTCCGGACAGTACCGGTACATCGCCACCATCGACTTAAGG AACGAAGTCGGGAAGCACCAACGAGCATTCCGAGGTTGCGAGCAGCAGGATTCCCACGAGTTTCTGACCATTCTCATGGACTGGCTCCATCTCGACTTGCAGTTCTCCAGCAAGCCGCAGATCAAG GACAGCCTCCCGCCCTCCGAAAAAGCGTGGCACGAGTTCACCAAATCCAAAGAGAGCTTCATCCTACGGCTGTTCTACGGCCAGATCCGGTCCACGGTCAAATGTACGGTGTGCGGCAAGCAGAGCGTCACGTACGAGTCCTTCTCCAACCTGTCTCTGGAGTTACCGGCCAACGCCAACCGGTGTACGCTGAGC GACTGCCTAAAACTGTACCTGAACGGCGAAACCATCCCGGGCTGGAACTGCCCCGGCTGCAAGGAGAAACGAGACGCCGTCAAAAAGCTAGACATCTCCCGTCTCCCCCCCGTCTTAGTCATCCACTTCAAACGCTTCTACGTCGACCCTAAAGAATACATGGCGAATGCGTACAGAAAGAAACAGACGTATATAGACTTCCCGCTCGAAGATCTAGACATGCGGCAGTTTTCGCTGAACTGTAGTCCGAATAACCAGATATTTAATTTGTACGCCGTGTCGAACCATTACGGGTCGATGGAGGGCGGGCATTACACGGCGTATTGTAAGAGCAGTGTGTACGGCAA ATGGTACAAATACGACGACCACGTAGTAACAGAGATCTCCTCCAGCGAAGTAAAGTCCAGCGCAGCCTACATTCTCTTCTACACCTCCTGCAACATGCGCATGTCGTGA
- the LOC134669091 gene encoding ubiquitin carboxyl-terminal hydrolase 8 isoform X4, with amino-acid sequence MVLKVKVRLKYSQNHIVWLFKRGRGLTGLKNLGNTCYMNSIIQCLNNTAILCHYFCNGQYMEHVNRAHGTRGAIAEELAAVVRALWSGQYRYIATIDLRNEVGKHQRAFRGCEQQDSHEFLTILMDWLHLDLQFSSKPQIKDSLPPSEKAWHEFTKSKESFILRLFYGQIRSTVKCTVCGKQSVTYESFSNLSLELPANANRCTLSDCLKLYLNGETIPGWNCPGCKEKRDAVKKLDISRLPPVLVIHFKRFYVDPKEYMANAYRKKQTYIDFPLEDLDMRQFSLNCSPNNQIFNLYAVSNHYGSMEGGHYTAYCKSSVYGKWYKYDDHVVTEISSSEVKSSAAYILFYTSCNMRMS; translated from the exons ATGGtgctcaaggtcaaggtcaggCTCAAGTACTCGCAGAACCACATCGTATGGCTGTTCAAACGG GGCCGCGGTCTAACGGGCTTGAAGAACCTTGGCAACACATGCTACATGAACTCCATCATCCAGTGCCTGAATAACACCGCCATCCTGTGCCATTACTTCTGCAACGGACAGTACATGGAGCATGTTAACAG GGCGCACGGAACGCGAGGAGCGATCGCAGAGGAACTAGCAGCGGTGGTGCGAGCGCTGTGGTCCGGACAGTACCGGTACATCGCCACCATCGACTTAAGG AACGAAGTCGGGAAGCACCAACGAGCATTCCGAGGTTGCGAGCAGCAGGATTCCCACGAGTTTCTGACCATTCTCATGGACTGGCTCCATCTCGACTTGCAGTTCTCCAGCAAGCCGCAGATCAAG GACAGCCTCCCGCCCTCCGAAAAAGCGTGGCACGAGTTCACCAAATCCAAAGAGAGCTTCATCCTACGGCTGTTCTACGGCCAGATCCGGTCCACGGTCAAATGTACGGTGTGCGGCAAGCAGAGCGTCACGTACGAGTCCTTCTCCAACCTGTCTCTGGAGTTACCGGCCAACGCCAACCGGTGTACGCTGAGC GACTGCCTAAAACTGTACCTGAACGGCGAAACCATCCCGGGCTGGAACTGCCCCGGCTGCAAGGAGAAACGAGACGCCGTCAAAAAGCTAGACATCTCCCGTCTCCCCCCCGTCTTAGTCATCCACTTCAAACGCTTCTACGTCGACCCTAAAGAATACATGGCGAATGCGTACAGAAAGAAACAGACGTATATAGACTTCCCGCTCGAAGATCTAGACATGCGGCAGTTTTCGCTGAACTGTAGTCCGAATAACCAGATATTTAATTTGTACGCCGTGTCGAACCATTACGGGTCGATGGAGGGCGGGCATTACACGGCGTATTGTAAGAGCAGTGTGTACGGCAA ATGGTACAAATACGACGACCACGTAGTAACAGAGATCTCCTCCAGCGAAGTAAAGTCCAGCGCAGCCTACATTCTCTTCTACACCTCCTGCAACATGCGCATGTCGTGA